In a single window of the Grus americana isolate bGruAme1 chromosome 31, bGruAme1.mat, whole genome shotgun sequence genome:
- the BIN2 gene encoding bridging integrator 2 has product MAEGKSGGAGLFAKQVQKRFSRAQEKVLQKLGKTVETKDEQFEQSAYNFQQQQNEGNKLYKDLKAFLGAVKVMHESSRKVAETLQEIYSTDWDGHEELKAIADSNDLLWDDYEAKLADQALRLMENYLAQFGDFKERIAKRGRKLVDYDSARHHLEALQSAKKKDEAKIAKAEEEFNKAQAVFEDLNRDLREELPVLYSSRIACYVTIFQNISNLRDVFYKEMSKLNRDLYEVMSKLDKQHSSKVFIIKGVPSNRRSLVISSPVSPPAMFPCPGKAPDWQPVVEAEATATSPGVGSGATDSVSNGELGATIPGPPPASPASGGSLSETASVSSEDAPEPGPSPEASSHEQGTSVATVEPGTGSPGLTESRGPEPEGAASEAQEGAKGIATSLASLILSEAIAQAAGTVPPEPEKAPAGPEVSKAPATVGDPGQPDGAATNGEGQARPEEPPSPAPAIPCDAPGPAARAAACPSLGGGQEPCRLGDATGEHSDSEESVEGTDVEPKAAKTQMGLDLTLDAASSGCTGDGSPPCGSPTEEPGCPQTPEQDASQDPPPAAAPPQDLTETLTSL; this is encoded by the exons GTTTTGCAGAAATTGGGCAAAACGGTGGAAACCAAAGACGAGCAGTTCGAGCAAAGCGCGTACaacttccagcagcagcag AACGAAGGCAATAAACTCTACAAAGACCTCAAGGCTTTCCTCGGCGCGGTGAAAG TGATGCACGAGAGCTCCCGGAAAGTGGCTGAAACGTTGCAGGAGATTTACAGCACCGACTGGGATGGTCACGAGGAGCTGAAAGCCATCGCAGAT AGCAACGATCTCCTGTGGGACGACTACGAGGCGAAGCTGGCCGACCAAGCCCTGCGGCTGATGGAGAACTACCTGGCTCAGTTCGGGGACTTTAAG GAGCGTATCGCCAAGCGGGGCCGTAAGCTGGTGGACTACGACAGCGCCCGGCATCACCTGGAAGCTCTGCAAAGCGCCAAGAAAAAGGACGAGGCGAAAATCGCCAAG GCCGAGGAAGAGTTTAATAAAGCCCAAGCGGTGTTTGAAGATCTGAACAGGGACCTTCGGGAGGAGCTGCCGGTTCTGTACAGCAG CCGCATCGCCTGCTACGTGACCATCTTCCAGAACATCTCCAACCTCCGGGACGTCTTCTACAAGGAGATGAGCAAG CTCAACCGTGACCTCTACGAGGTGATGAGCAAACTGGACAAGCAGCACTCCAGCAAAGTCTTCATCATTAAAGGCGTCCCCAG CAACCGGCGCTCGCTGGTCATCTCCTCGCCGGTGAGCCCCCCGGCCATGTTTCCCTGCCCGGGGAAGGCGCCGGACTGGCAGCCCGTGGTGGAAGCGGAGGCGACGGCAACGTCCCCCGGGGTGGGCAGCGGGGCCACGGACTCCGTCTCCAACGGGGAGCTGGGTGCCACCATCCCTGGCCCGCCACCGGCTTCACCCGCCAGCGGTGGGTCCCTGTCGGAGACGGCGTCGGTCTCCAGCGAGGATGCTCCAGagcccggccccagccccgaagCTTCGTCCCACGAGCAGGGGACGTCGGTGGCAACCGTGGAGCCGGGCACTGGCTCCCCCGGGCTCACTGAAAGCCGGGGTCCAGAGCCGGAGGGAGCTGCCAGCGAGGCGCAGGAGGGGGCCAAGGGCATCGCCACCTCCTTGGCATCACTGATTTTATCCGAGGCGATTGCCCAGGCTGCCGGCACCGTGCCACCGGAGCCAGAAAAAGCCCCGGCTGGGCCGGAGGTGAGCAAAGCCCCAGCTACCGTAGGGGACCCCGGTCAGCCAGATGGCGCGGCCACCAACGGTGAGGGTCAGGCACGTCCCGAGGAGCCACCGTCCCCAGCCCCGGCCATCCCCTGCGATGCCCCCGGTCCTGCGGCGCGGGCAGCGGCGTGTCCGTCCCTGGGCGGCGGGCAGGAGCCGTGCCGGCTCGGCGATGCCACGGGCGAGCACAGCGACTCCGAGGAGAGCGTGGAGGGGACGGACGTCGAGCCAAAGGCGGCCAAAACTCAG ATGGGGCTGGATCTGACCCTCGACGCGGCGTCAAGCGGCTGCACCGGGGACGGCAGCCCCCCCTGTGGCTCCCCAACCGAG GAGCCAGGCTGTCCCCAGACACCGGAGCAGGACGCGAGCCAGGaccccccaccagcagcagcccccccccaggaccTGACCGAGACCCTCACCTCCCTGTGA
- the SMAGP gene encoding small cell adhesion glycoprotein, producing MEGDQPPLTAGELTTPLVKKAHTPPLHEDANTVVIAVVITLVFLTLLTVLVVIITYLYRNKGSYLTYEQPAAETDVSVQMEDAPSKEKEEYFI from the exons ATGGAAGGAGATCAGCCCCCTCTGACCGCAG GAGAGCTGACAACCCCCTTGGTGAAGAAGGCTCACACCCCACCTCTCCATGAGGACGCCAACACCGTGGTCATCGCAG TTGTCATCACCCTGGTGTTCCTCACCCTGCTGACGGTCCTGGTGGTGATCATCACCTACCTGTACAGAAACAAAGGCAGCTACCTCACCTACGAGCAGCCGGCGGCAGAGACCGACGTCTCGGTGCAGATGGAGGACGCTCcatccaaagaaaaagaagaatattttatctAA
- the DAZAP2 gene encoding DAZ-associated protein 2, with the protein MNGKGQYPTQPSYPVQSPANPAVYPQTVPLPQPPPYTDAPPAYSELYRPSFVPLGAATVPTMSAAYPGASVFLPVAQSVAVGPIGSSVPMAYYPVGPVYPPGSTVLVEGGFDAGARFGAGGTASIPPPPPGCPPNAAQLAVMQGANVLVTQRKGNFFLGGSDGGYTIW; encoded by the exons atgAACGGCAAAG GACAATATCCCACCCAGCCGTCCTACCCCGTCCAGTCCCCCGCCAACCCCGCCGTGTACCCGCAGACCGTGCCCCTTCCGCAGCCGCCGCCCTACACGGATGCACCTCCTGCTTACTCCGAG ctTTACCGTCCCAGCTTCGTGCCTCTGGGGGCTGCCACCGTACCGACGATGTCTGCGGCGTATCCGGGCGCTTCCGTCTTCCTGCCCGTGGCCCAGTCTGTGGCCGTGGGTCCGATCGGCTCGTCGGTCCCGATGGCGTATTACCCCGTGGGACCGGTTTATCCTCCGGGCTCGACGGTCCTTGTTGAAGGTGGTTTTGATGCCGGAGCGAGGTTTGGGGCTGGTGGAACAGCCAGCATCCCC CCCCCCCCTCCTGGCTGTCCCCCCAACGCCGCCCAGCTGGCCGTGATGCAGGGAGCCAACGTCTTGGTGACGCAACGGAAGGGAAACTTCTTCCTGGGAGGCTCAGATGGCGGCTACACTATCtggtga
- the POU6F1 gene encoding LOW QUALITY PROTEIN: POU domain, class 6, transcription factor 1 (The sequence of the model RefSeq protein was modified relative to this genomic sequence to represent the inferred CDS: deleted 3 bases in 2 codons) produces the protein MEKAKAGVPRGAGGSSRPRLLPGVSFTPEQTVTCGRSEPSHLCRDAMDTEAVQPQEASLTVNEQVIVMSSHETIRVLEVGVDAPLPAEEDRKALEMAPGEVARGSPGETGPPGREDVPASTPSSGEAAGKAKPAAGASPSTVPSVGTFSHATSQQPQTLAPLAVQATPQVLTQENLATVVTGVMVPAGTVTQPLLIPISIAGQVAGQQGLAVWTFPTATVAALPGLTAASPTGGIFKPPIANLQAAAVLNTAIQAPVQPAQPLQAAVQPRPPLQPPGVFPAAPSQPPILPQPTAAPTPPVAKPLETQTQITVQPAGFAFNPGIISAASLGGQTQLLGSLAAAPVIANTISSVQGITGQILTNAQGQVIGTLPWVVNPPGMAAAGPAPAALPAQNLQVQAVTPQLLLNAQGQVIATLAGGTIQAATIKKTGTPEPPAKTEVQPIQPAPALSQPAVVMANPAPAAKASSVPVPITCSETPTVSQLVSKPPAPNSSAEEDGINLEEIREFAKNFKIRRLSLGLTQTQVGQALTATEGPAYSQSAICRFEKLDITPKSAQKLKPVLEKWLSEAELRNQEGQQNLMEFVGGEPSKKRKRRTSFTPQAIEALNAYFEKNALPTGQEITEIAKELNYDREVVRVWFCNRRQTLKNTSKLNVFQIP, from the exons ATGGAGAAG gctAAAGCCGGAGTGCCccgaggagcaggaggcagcagccgGCCCCGTCTCCTGCCGGGAGTGTCC TTCACCCCAGAGCAAACCGTGA CATGTGGAAGGTCTGAGCCC TCCCACCTTTGCCGGGACGCCATGGACACCGAAGCCGTGCAGCCCCAGGAGGCTTCGCTGACGGTCAATGAGCAG GTTATTGTCATGTCCAGCCACGAAACCATCCGAGTGCTGGAGGTCGGCGTGGATGCCCCGCTCCCGGCCGAGGAGGACCGGAAAGCTTTGGAGATGGCACCGGGGGAGGTAGCGCGGGGCTCCCCGGGAGAGACCGGCCCCCCGGGCAGAGAGGACGTCCCAGCCAGCACCCCGAGCAGCGGGGAGGCGGCCG GCAAAGCCAAACCGGCGGCCGGAGCGTCCCCCAGCACCGTCCCCTCCGTCGGCACCTTCAGCCACGCCACGAGCCAGCAGCCGCAGACGTTGGCCCCGCTGGCCGTGCAAGCCACCCCGCAG GTCTTGACTCAGGAAAACTTAGCAACAGTTGTGACAGGAGTAATGGTTCCAGCAGGGACAGTTACTCAACCTCTTCTTATCCCCATCAGTATTGCAGGTCAAGTGGCAGGTCAGCAGGGGCTGGCTGTGTGGACATTTCCTACAGCAACGGTCGCTGCCCTTCCCGGATTGACGGCTGCTTCTCCTACAGGGGGAATTTTCAAACCACCCATAGCCAATTTGCAAG CCGCCGCCGTACTGAACACAGCCATCCAAGCGCCGGTGCAGCCTGCCCAGCCGCTGCAGGCTGCGgtccagccccggccccccctccagccccccggCGTCTTCCCTGCCGCGCCCAGCCAGCCCCCCATCCTGCCACAGCCCACCGCAGCGCCCACGCCGCCCGTGGCCAAGCCGTTAGAGACGCAGACCCAGATCACCGTCCAACCTGCCGGATTTGCCTTTAACCCTGGCATA ATCAGCGCGGCTTCTCTCGGGGGCCAAACCCAGCTCCTCGGCTCTTTGGCAGCCGCCCCCGTGATCGCAAACACCATCTCCAGCGTTCAGGGCATCACGGGCCAGATCCTGACCAACGCCCAGGGCCAG GTGATCGGGACGCTGCCGTGGGTGGTGAACCCCCCCGGGATGGCGGCGGCCGGCCCTGCCCCGGCCGCTTTGCCGGCCCAAAACCTGCAGGTACAGGCGGTGAcgccccagctgctgctcaatGCCCAGGGCCAGGTCATCGCCACGCTGGCCGGCGGCACCATCCAGGCGGCCACCATCAAGAAAACCGGCACCCCCGAGCCCCCTGCCAAGACCGAG gtcCAGCCCATCCAGCCGGCCCCGGCTCTGTCCCAGCCGGCCGTGGTGATGGCAAACCCTGCCCCGGCGGCCAAGGCTTCCTCCGTGCCCGTCCCCATCACCTGCTCGGAGACCCCCACCGTCAGCCAGCTGGTCTCCA AACCCCCGGCTCCCAACAGCAGCGCCGAGGAGGACGGGATTAACCTGGAGGAGATCCGGGAATTCGCCAAGAACTTCAAGATCCGACGTTTGTCCCTCGGCCTGACGCAGACGCAGGTGGGACAGGCCCTGACGGCCACCGAGGGACCTGCCTACAGCCAGTCGGCCATCTGCAG GTTCGAGAAGCTGGACATCACCCCCAAGAGCGCCCAGAAGCTGAAACCGGTGCTGGAGAAGTGGTTGAGCGAAGCCGAGCTCCGTAACCAAGAGGGGCAACAAAACCTGATGGAATTCGTTGGGGGGGAACCCTCTAAGAAACGGAAGCGCCGCACCTCCTTCACCCCCCAAGCCATCGAGGCTCTCAACGCCTACTTCGAGAAGAACGCCTTGCCCACCGGCCAGGAGATCAC